One part of the Larimichthys crocea isolate SSNF chromosome XIX, L_crocea_2.0, whole genome shotgun sequence genome encodes these proteins:
- the LOC104926395 gene encoding sodium channel protein type 2 subunit alpha isoform X1 — translation MAQLLVPPGPDSFRPFVPESLAAVERRIAEEEARRPRVERRSDSDDENGPKPNSDLEAGKSLPFIYGDIPPPLVSTPLEDMDPFYSNQKTFIVLNRGKAIFRFNATPALYILSPFNPLRRVAIRVLVHSMFSMLIMFTILTNCAFMTLSNPPEWAKNVEYTFTGIYTFESLIKILARGFCVGKFTFLRDPWNWLDFSVILMAYITEFVNLGNVSALRTFRVLRALKTISVIPGLKTIVGALIQSVKKLSDVMILTVFCLSVFALIGLQLFMGNLRQKCVRMPVSSNSSNVTIDDEMMYNFTLQNATDNSFNWTEYMSDESNYYYLPGRRDALLCGNGSGAGLCPEGFTCIKAGRNPDYGYTSFDTFSWAFLSLFRLMTQDYWENLYQQTLRAAGKPYMIFFVLVIFLGSFYLVNLILAVVAMAYDEQNQATIEEAQQKEEEFQAMLEQLKRQQEEAQVAAAAATESGEYSGRGGPTSESSSGTSKLSSKSAKERRNRRKKRKQREEEEERGVRDKFHKSESEDSIKRSSFRFSIDANRLSYEKRCSSPNQSLLSIRGSLFSPRRNSRASLFSFRGRARDMGSENDFADDEHSTFEESDSRRGSLFLPRRLERRCSAVSQTSLGAPRIVLPANGKMHCAVDCNGVVSLVGGTSVTTSPVGLLLPEGTTTDTELKKRRSGFHQPSMDYLEEPGGRQRAMSVASILTNTMEELEESRQKCPPCWYRFANTCLIWDCCPAWLKIKEVVNMVVMDPFVDLAITICIVLNTLFMAMEHYPMTKEFDNVLSVGNLVFTGIFTAEMCFKIIALDPYYYFQEGWNIFDGIIVSLSLMELGLANVEGLSVLRSFRLLRVFKLAKSWPTLNMLIKIIGNSVGALGNLTLVLAIIVFIFAVVGMQLFGKSYKECVCKISEDCQLPRWHMHDFFHSFLIVFRVLCGEWIETMWDCMEVAGQSMCLIVFMMVMVIGNLVVLNLFLALLLSSFSADNLAATDDDSEMNNLQIAVGRIQRGIAFVKTTVRHFLQSLCFGGGGKGSGLAEESKPLDELHSNGKGNCISNHTSVEITKDPSGVYMTEGNGRPGGGLVVGVVVGGDTTEKYPMEECDYMSFIHNPSLTVTVPIAVGESDFENLNTEDFSSDSSDVEGSKEKLDVEPQRLSSSEGSTVDIRPPGDGVDSVELEPEESLDPEACFTEGCVRRFQCCQINEEGPKYKSWWTLRKTCFIIVEHNWFESFIIFMILLSSGALAFEDVYIEQRRTVKTVLEYADKVFTYVFILEMLLKWVAYGFVKYFTNAWCWLDFLIVDVSLVSLVANALGYSELSAIKSLRTLRALRPLRALSRFEGMRVVVNALLGAIPSIMNVLLVCLIFWLIFSIMGVNLFAGKYYYCVNTTSDEIFPIDIVNNKTDCLNLVNDSARWKNVKINFDNVGAGYLALLQVATFKGWMDIMYAAVDSRNLEDQPKYEVNLYMYLYFVIFIIFGSFFTLNLFIGVIIDNFNQQKKKFGGQDIFMTEEQKKYYNAMKKLGSKKPQKPIPRPANAFQGCVFDCITKQAFDIVIMILICLNMVTMMVETDDQTPDMDKTLYWINLVFIVLFTGECVLKMISLRHYYFTIGWNIFDFVVVILSIVGMFLSEVIEKYFVSPTLFRVIRLARIGRILRLIKGAKGIRTLLFALMMSLPALFNIGLLLFLVMFIYAIFGMSNFAYVKREAGIDDMFNFETFGNSMICLFQITTSGGWDTLLAPILNKREPDCDSQIEHPGNNYRGNCGNPSVAIFFFVSYIIICFLIVVNMYIAVILENFSVATEESAEPLSEDDFEMFYEVWERFDPDATQFMEYSKLSDFADALDPPLRMPKPNMIQLISMDLPMVSGERIHCLDILFAFTKRVLGEGGEMDVLRGQMEERFMASNPSKVSYEPITTTLRRKQEDMSATIIQRAFRHYMIRLAMKKASALYKEKLKEGIRDPDKDVMVISKFTENSTSDKTDMTPSTASPPSYNSVTKSDKDKYEKENREKENKGKDLKDRKK, via the exons ATGGCACAGCTGCTTGTACCGCCCGGACCTGACAGCTTCCGCCCCTTCGTCCCCGAGTCGCTGGCCGCCGTCGAGAGGCGCATCGCCGAGGAGGAGGCTCGGAGACCGCGGGTGGAGCGCCGCAGCGACAGCGACGATGAAAATGGGCCAAAGCCCAACAGTGACCTGGAGGCGGGGAAATCTCTCCCCTTCATCTATGGGGACATCCCTCCCCCCCTGGTGTCCACCCCTCTGGAAGACATGGACCCCTTCTACAGCAATCAGAAG acCTTCATAGTATTGAATCGCGGGAAGGCAATCTTCCGTTTCAACGCCACTCCTGCCTTGTACATCTTAAGCCCCTTCAACCCTCTGAGGAGGGTGGCTATTAGAGTTTTAGTACACTC GATGTTCAGCATGTTGATCATGTTCACCATCCTGACCAACTGTGCTTTCATGACCCTCAGTAATCCCCCGGAATGGGCCAAGAATGTAGA GTACACATTCACAGGGATTTACACCTTCGAGTCCCTTATAAAGATCCTGGCCAGGGGCTTCTGTGTGGGGAAGTTCACTTTCCTGCGGGACCCGTGGAACTGGCTGGATTTCAGTGTTATCCTCATGGC GTATATAACAGAGTTTGTAAACCTAGGCAATGTTTCAGCTCTGCGCACGTTCAGAGTTTTGCGAGCTTTGAAAACTATCTCAGTAATACCAG GCTTGAAAACCATCGTCGGCGCACTGATCCAGTCGGTAAAGAAGCTGTCGGACGTCATGATCCTCACCGTGTTCTGCCTGAGCGTCTTCGCCCTCATCggcctgcagctcttcatggGCAACCTGAGACAGAAGTGCGTGCGCATGCCAgtgagcagcaacagcagcaacgtCACCATCGACGACGAGATGATGTACAACTTCACCCTGCAGAACGCCACGGATAACTCGTTCAACTGGACAGAGTACATGAGCGACGAGA GTAATTACTATTACCTCCCTGGCCGTAGGGATGCTCTGCTCTGTGGGAACGGCAGTGGCGCCGG GCTCTGTCCAGAGGGCTTCACATGTATCAAAGCTGGTCGTAATCCAGACTACGGCTACACCAGCTTCGACACCTTCAGCTGGGCCTTCCTCTCCCTGTTCCGACTCATGACCCAGGACTACTGGGAAAACCTCTACCAGCAG ACTCTGCGTGCAGCAGGAAAACCCTACATGATCTTCTTCGTGCTGGTGATCTTCCTGGGCTCCTTTTACCTGGTGAACCTGATCCTGGCCGTGGTGGCCATGGCGTACGACGAGCAGAACCAGGCGACCATCGAGGAGGCtcagcagaaggaggaggagttccAGGCCATGCTggagcagctgaagagacagcaggaggaggcaCAG gtTGCCGCGGCAGCAGCCACGGAGAGCGGAGAGTACAGCGGGAGAGGGGGCCCCACCTCGGAGTCCTCCTCGGGGACGTCTAAGCTCAGCTCAAAGAGTGCCAAGGAGCGACGCAACAGGcggaagaagaggaagcagagggaggaggaagaggagaggggcgTCCGAGACAAGTTCCACAAGTCCGAGTCCGAGGACAGCATCAAGAGATCCAGCTTCCGCTTCTCCATCGATGCCAACAGACTTTCCTATGAGAAGAGATGCTCCTCACCCAACCAG tctctccTCAGTATCCGTGGCTCCCTCTTCTCACCTCGGAGAAACAGTCGCGCCAGCCTGTTCAGCTTCCGCGGCAGGGCGCGCGACATGGGCTCCGAGAACGACTTCGCCGACGACGAACACAGCACCTTCGAGGAGAGCGACAGCCGCCGGGGCTCCCTGTTCTTGCCACGCCGCCTCGAGCGCCGCTGCAGCGCCGTCAGCCAGACCAGCCTCGGGGCGCCGCGGATCGTGCTGCCAGCCAACGGCAAGATGCACTGCGCTGTGGACTGCAACGGCGTGGTGTCACTGGTCGGTGGAACTTCTGTAACAACCTCCCCTGTAGGTCTCCTGCTGCCTGAG GGGACGACTACAGATACCGAGCTCAAGAAACGCCGCTCAGGTTTTCACCAGCCGTCCATGGATTACTTAGAAGAACCAGGAGGCAGGCAGAGAGCCATGAGCGTGGCCAGTATCCTCACCAACACCATGGAAG AACTTGAAGAGTCAAGACAGAAATGCCCCCCCTGCTGGTACAGATTCGCCAACACCTGTCTGATCTGGGATTGTTGCCCCGCGTGGCTGAAAATCAAGGAGGTTGTCAACATGGTGGTCATGGACCCCTTTGTGGATCTGGCCATCACTATTTGCATCGTCCTCAACACCCTTTTCATGGCCATGGAGCATTACCCCATGACTAAAGAGTTTGATAACGTCCTCTCAGTTGGAAACCTG GTGTTCACGGGcatcttcacagcagagatgTGCTTCAAGATCATCGCCCTGGATCCCTACTACTACTTCCAGGAGGGTTGGAACATCTTTGACGGCATCATTGTCAGTCTCAGTCTGATGGAGCTTGGCTTGGCCAACGTAGAAGGCCTGTCGGTGCTCAGGTCCTTCAGATTG CTGAGGGTCTTCAAACTGGCCAAGTCGTGGCCCACTTTGAACATGCTGATCAAGATCATCGGTAACTCTGTGGGTGCTCTGGGGAACCTGACTCTGGTGCTGGCCATCATCGTCTTCATCTTCGCCGTGGTGGGCATGCAGCTGTTTGGCAAGAGCTACAAGGAGTGCGTGTGTAAGATTTCCGAGGACTGTCAGCTGCCTCGCTGGCACATGCACGACTTCTTCCACTCCTTCCTCATTGTGTTCCGGGTGCTGTGCGGAGAGTGGATCGAGACCATGTGGGACTGCATGGAGGTGGCTGGACAGAGCATGTGCCTGATTGTCTTCATGATGGTCATGGTCATTGGAAACCTGGTG GTTCTAAACCTCTTCCTGGCTCTCCTTCTGAGCTCATTCAGCGCTGACAACCTGGCAGCAACCGACGACGACAGTGAGATGAACAACCTTCAGATTGCAGTGGGCCGGATCCAGCGGGGCATTGCATTTGTCAAAACCACTGTACGCCATTTCCTCCAGAGCCTCTGCTTCGGTGGGGGCGGTAAGGGCTCGGGTCTGGCTGAGGAGAGCAAACCCCTGGATGAACTGCACAGCAACGGCAAGGGCAACTGCATCTCCAACCACACATCAGTGGAGATCACTAAAGATCCCAGTGGGGTGTACATGACAGAGGGCAACGGACGGCCAGGTGGAGGGCTGGTAGTTGGGGTCGTGGTTGGTGGGGACACTACAGAGAAGTACCCCATGGAGGAGTGTGACTACATGTCATTTATTCATAACCCCAGCCTGACAGTCACGGTGCCTATCGCTGTGGGCGAGTCGGACTTTGAGAATCTGAACACAGAAGATTTCAGCAGCGACTCGTCGGACGTGGAGGGCAGCAAAGAG AAGCTCGATGTAGAGCCCCAGCGTCTGAGCTCATCGGAGGGGAGCACAGTCGATATTCGCCCCCCAGGAGATGGGGTGGATtcggtggagctggagccagagGAGTCACTGGACCCAGAGGCCTGCTTCACTGAGG GCTGCGTGCGCAGGTTCCAGTGCTGCCAGATCAACGAGGAGGGACCAAAGTACAAGAGCTGGTGGACACTCAGGAAAACCTGCTTTATCATAGTGGAGCACAACTGGTTTGAATCCTTCATCATATTCATGATCCTGCTCAGCAGCGGAGCGCtg GCGTTTGAGGACGTATACATCGAGCAGCGGAGGACCGTCAAAACAGTGCTGGAATACGCAGACAAGGTCTTCACTTACGTCTTCATCCTGGAAATGCTGCTGAAGTGGGTGGCATACGGCTTTGTCAAGTACTTCACCAACGCGTGGTGCTGGCTCGACTTCCTCATTGTAGAC GTGTCCCTGGTCAGCCTGGTAGCCAACGCTCTGGGTTACTCTGAGCTAAGCGCCATCAAATCTCTGAGGACACTGCGAGCCCTCCGGCCCCTGAGGGCCCTGTCTCGGTTTGAGGGCATGAGG GTTGTGGTGAACGCGCTGCTGGGGGCCATCCCCTCCATCATGAACGTACTGTTGGTGTGCCTCATCTTCTGGCTCATCTTCAGCATCATGGGCGTCAACCTGTTTGCAGGGAAGTACTATTACTGCGTCAACACCACCAGTGACGAGATCTTCCCCATCGACATCGTCAACAACAAGACCGACTGCTTGAATCTGGTCAACGACAGCGCCCGCTGGAAGAACGTCAAAATCAACTTTGACAATGTCGGAGCAGGATATCTGGCTCTGTTGCAAGTG GCAACATTTAAGGGATGGATGGACATCATGTACGCAGCCGTGGACTCTCGAAAC CTGGAAGACCAGCCGAAATATGAAGTGAACCTGTACATGTACCTCTActttgtcatcttcatcatcttcggCTCCTTCTTCACCCTCAACCTGTTCATCGGTGTCATCATCGACAACTTCaaccagcagaagaagaag TTTGGAGGTCAGGACATCTTCAtgacagaagaacagaagaaataCTACAATGCCATGAAGAAGCTGGGCTCCAAGAAACCACAAAAACCGATACCTCGGCCAGCA AATGCATTTCAAGGCTGCGTGTTCGACTGCATCACAAAGCAGGCCTTCGACATTGTGATCATGATCCTCATCTGCCTTAACATGGTGACCATGATGGTGGAGACGGACGACCAGACACCTGACATGGACAAAACCCTCTACTGGATCAACCTGGTGTTCATTGTGCTCTTCACTGGGGAGTGTGTGCTGAAGATGATCTCTCTGCGTCACTACTACTTTACCATTGGTTGGAATATATTTGACTTTGTGGTGGTGATCCTGTCCATCGTAG GTATGTTTTTATCTGAAGTTATCGAGAAGTACTTTGTGTCCCCGACGCTGTTCCGAGTGATCCGACTGGCCAGGATAGGCCGCATCCTCCGCCTTATCAAAGGTGCCAAAGGCATCCGGACGCTTCTCTTTGCCTTGATGATGTCACTCCCCGCCCTGTTCAACATcggtctcctcctcttcctggtcaTGTTCATCTACGCCATCTTCGGCATGTCCAACTTTGCCTACGTGAAGCGCGAGGCAGGAATCGATGACATGTTCAATTTTGAGACCTTCGGGAACAGTAtgatctgtttgtttcagatcaCCACCTCAGGTGGGTGGGACACCCTGCTGGCGCCCATTCTGAACAAGCGGGAGCCCGACTGCGACAGTCAAATCGAGCACCCGGGCAACAATTACAGAGGCAACTGCGGCAACCCATCAGTAGCCATCTTCTTCTTCGTTAGCTACATCATCATCTGCTTCCTCATCGTGGTCAACATGTACATCGCCGTCATCCTGGAAAACTTCAGCGTGGCCACGGAGGAGAGCGCCGAGCCACTGAGCGAGGACGACTTTGAGATGTTCTACGAAGTATGGGAGCGCTTTGATCCCGACGCCACGCAGTTCATGGAGTACAGCAAGCTCTCTGACTTTGCAGATGCTCTAGATCCACCACTGCGCATGCCCAAGCCCAACATGATCCAGCTCATCTCCATGGACCTGCCAATGGTGAGCGGCGAGCGCATCCACTGCCTCGACATCCTGTTCGCCTTCACCAAGCGAGTGTTGGGCGAAGGCGGCGAAATGGACGTGTTACGCGGGCAGATGGAGGAGCGCTTCATGGCGTCTAACCCCTCTAAAGTGTCTTACGAgcccatcaccaccaccctgcGCCGCAAACAGGAGGACATGTCGGCCACAATCATCCAGAGAGCCTTCCGCCACTACATGATCCGCCTGGCCATGAAGAAGGCCTCCGCCCTCTACAAGGAGAAGCTGAAGGAGGGAATCCGCGACCCCGACAAGGACGTGATGGTCATCAGCAAGTTCACCGAGAACTCCACCTCGGACAAAACGGACATGACTCCCTCCACGGCCTCCCCACCCTCCTACAACAGTGTGACCAAGTCAGACAAGGACAAATACGAGAAGGAGAACagggaaaaggaaaacaaagggaaagacttgaaagacagaaagaaatag